A window of Methylomonas sp. 11b genomic DNA:
GTCTGTAGAGCTGTAACCGTGCTCAGCCATGAATTGTGTCAGTTTTTCATCGACGAATTCCGGCCGGTAATACAAGGGTTTTGGGTCTTGTTTGGCGCGGTCGATGATGGTTTGTTCCAAGGCCGGTGGAATTTTGATGTAGACGATTAAAGTGTGTTTGGCCAGGTTTTCCAGGACTTCCGGGCAATCCAGTTCGCAAACGCTACCGCCGGCATCGTTAATGAAATGCTTGTAGCCGTAGATGTCTTCGGCTTTGTGGATGAAGTCCGGCACGTCGTTCATTGCCGCGATTTCGGCTTGATGATGCAGCGCTTGGCGGCGTTTGAATTCGGCTTGCGACAAGCCGCCCTTGGCCGGATCGCCAATTTTGCCCAGAAAGCTGGACACCGGCGCCAGGTTTTCCACGGTGATATTGCTGCAAATGTAGATGGAATCGGATTTGAGCAAGTCGCGTAAAAACGGTACACCCATGGCTTGCTGCTTGATGTTGTCCAGAATCGGCTCTTCCAGGTATTTGGTGCCGATACGGTAATCGCCGGAGTAATGAAACCATTTATCCCTGGGTAACTTGGCCGAGAGGGTGGTCTTGCCGGCGCCGGACATGGCCAGCAGGGTGATACTCTTGGATTCCCAGTCCAGAAATTGTTGCGGGGTCATTCTCATAAATTATCTCAATCCAACAAATCGCTAATGTCCAAATCTTCCGCATCCGGGCGGGCGTGGCGATCAGGGTCTGTGTAGCCCAGATCGTCGGCTTCCAGGTCGTCGAAGGGCGCGCTCCAATCTTCCGGGTCTTCTATGTAATCGATAGTAGAACCGTACCAGGATTCGTTGTCGTACTCGCCCAAGTCGCCGTTGGCGAACTGCACTTCCACCGATTCGTCGTTACCTTCAATCGCTACGACCTTGAAGGTGAGATTACTTTCCAGGTCTTTATACCAACGGCCAATGACCGGATCTGTAATGGTTGCCATAGTTGCATCCTCGCTATGTTGATGACTTATCAATGATAGCGAGTTTATAGAAGCTGTGCGAGTGTATGGGGCAAAACTGTGGGGATTTTCGATTAGAATGGCAAATTTACACAGTCAGCGGCGGGAGCCATGAGCGAAGACAGATTCATCGAATTGGAGATCAAACAAGCGTACCAGGAAGATTTGATTCAGGCCTTGAACCAAGTGGTGGCAGACCAGCAAAAGCAAATCGGCAAACTGGAAGAAACCTGTAAATTGCTGCACGACAAGATCAAAAGCCTGGCGCTGGATGATCGCCAAGCCGGAGCGGTCGACGAGCGTCCGCCCCATTACTGAGGTATAAATTACGACTTACGCTGGCTGACGCGGCGTAGCTGCTTGGTTGGGTTGGAAGCTGTCGCCAAACTTGTTCTGGGTTGTGGCGAGGCGCTGCAATCCATGCGTTTGGCGCGCAAGCGCCGACAAAAATCCTGACTGTCGTCTTGTTGTAAGCCGGTCCATTGGGCTCGCCAAGCAGTGCTGCCTTTTGATTTGGTTTTGACGATGCCGGCCCGCCCGGATTTAGCTAACGGACCAAGAGCATTACGCGCACGCTGTAGATTGACATCGGCATCGATTTTTCTCGGATAACTGCCCATGCTAACCGTCCAAACGCTGCCGTGGCTTTGCGGCTTGGCTTGCGCCAATTGCGTGAGTTTTTCGCGGCGGCTGTTGTAAGGCGCATTTATTCGAATCGGCTCATATCGGCTGCTGCCGGAGTCGGCGCCCATTTGTTCCGCACTGCCGGCACAACGGTTTGACGACAACTGAAACGGCGGCGGCAGGGCGCTGTAATCCTTCAATTGCGAAATATGTTCGCCGAACAGGCCTTTTTCGCTATTGGCAAAGCCCATATCCAACAGATTGCCCATTTGTTCAAAGCGTTCGCCGCTGCTGTGCGCGCCTAATAACACGCCGATCAAGCGGTGGCCGTTGCGTTTGGCCGAGGCGATCAGGTTGTAGCCGGAGCCGCAGGTAAAACCGGTTTTCAGACCGTCGGCATCCGGATAGCTTTTCAGGATGCGGTTGGTATTGGGCATTACCCGCCCTTTGTAGTTAAATTCCGTCGCCGAAAAATAATGATAATGTTGCGGGAAGTCGCGAATCAAGGCGGCGGACAACAAGGCCAAGTCACGGGCGCTACTGATTTGACCGTCGTTTGGCAAGCCGCTGGCGTTTTCGAACGAGCTGTTGTACATGCCCAGGGTACGTGCTTGTTGAGTCATCATCGTCGCAAAATTGCTTTCCGTGCCGCCCAACTTTTCCGCCAGTACTACGGCTGCGTCATTGGCGGAACGAGTGGTGACCGCCATGATGGCTTGTTCTACCGTCAAACTTTGGCCGGTGCGCAAACCCAGTTTGGAAGGCGGTTGCGAGGCGGCGTGTTTTGACGCAAACACGGTATCGGTCAGTCGCAGACGGCCATTTTCTAATGCCGAAAGCGTTAAATAGATGGTCATGACCTTGGTCAACGACGCGGGATACCAGCGTTGGGTGGATTCGGTTTCGTGGACCACGCGGCCAGTGTCGGCGTCGATCACGATTGCCGCGTATCTGGCGGCCGCAGGAGCGCTCTGCAACATTAGGCAAGCTAGAGAAAGTAGCGCTAAACGGGTTTTCGGTAGGGTGCTCAAGTTATTACTTTGCTCCAGATATGTGGCCTAAACATTTGACTGTATTATTTAATCAGAATTATCGATTTCGAAAAAGACCCAATTCACGCGAGGATGGTCGATTTTGATCTGTTTTTCCATTCCGTTAATTAATTCAACAGCTTCCCCCACGCTCAAATCCGCCAGCAATTCGGCTTTAATCGCCAGCATCACTTGGCTGCCGTGGCTAACAGCCCAAATATTCAGCACACGGTTGATACAGCCTTGTTTTTCCAGATAGCTTTGCACTGCATCGCGAATCGTGACATCGGCTTCGCCGAGCAGTAAAGAATGCACTTCTCGGCCGATTAACACCGCCACTACCACCAACAATGCGCCGATCAACATCGAGCCAACCGCGTCGTAGGCTGAATTGCCGGTAAGCATAGTCAAACCCAGCATCGCCGCGGCTATCACCAAGCCAAGCAGCGCGGCCAAGTCCTCGCCGATCACCACCATCAATTCGCTGGATTGAGTTTCTTTAAACCATTGCCAAATGCCCCGTTCGCCACGCTCGTTTTCCATCGCTGCCAAGGCAGCGCGCAACGAAAATCCTTCCAAAACCACGGCGATAGCCAATATCGCCAAAGCCATACCGGCGTTTTCCACGGTATGCGGTTCGTGATAACGCAACCAACCCTCGTGGATCGAGAATAATCCGCCCACCGAGAATAGCGTAATCGCTACCATCATCGACCAGATATACGCTTCCCGGCCAAAGCCCATGGGATGGTGCTGCGTTGCTGCCCGCGCCGAGCGTTTCATACCAATAAACAACAAGACCTGATTGCCGCAATCGGCAAAGGAATGAATGGCTTCCGCCAGCAGCGAGCCGGAGCCGGTCCAGACTGCCGCGCCGGTTTTGGTCAAGGCGATGCCCAGATTGGCGGCGAACGCATAAATGATGGCTGAGGCCGAATTACTGTGAGACATGAGTGTTGTGCTTTTAAAATCAAGAATTGAGTAGCGACCATTTACGGCAAACGCCACCGAAACGGATCGAGTAATTATGCAGATTTTAGATGAGTCGAGCGAATTTGCCGCAAATACTTAGCCGTTACCAGCCATAAACCACAAAGGTGTTATCGATTCAGCATTTGGGGCGATAGCGGCTGGTTTTTTGCGCTGAGCGACTGCCGTTTGGTCGTACGCCGACCGCGACGTTTTTGCAGCCAGCGTATCAGCCCGGTGATAAACAGTATTGGGCAGACGAGGCCGGAGAATAACACCAGCAATTGGCCGGTCAAACCAAACGCTTCGCCGGTATGCAGCGGATGCAGCCAGTTAATGACGGTATCGGAGCCGCCAAGCTCATCCGGATTGCTGATGGCCAACACCTGGCCGGAATATTGATCCACCCAGACATTGGTTTTGGGAAAGCGCAGACTGGGTTCGCCGGCTTGGCGCAGATTGATGCGATAGCTGCCGTTGGTGTCGTGCGGCGTTTCTATCCAGCACAGGCGCGCCTGCGGGAAGCGGGCTTGGCCGACAGCGACGGCTTGATCCAGGCTGATGCGGGCTGGGTTGTTTTGGGTTATGGCCGATTTTGGCGCGGGCGATGCCTGCAAAGGCGAGAAATAACCTAGTATAGGATTGACATATTGCGGAATCTCCAAAGCTACCCCGGTTACCGCCAATACCAGCATCACGATTAAGCTGTAGACGCCCGCCAGTTTATGTAGATCGTAATTTAAGCGTTCGCGGCTGGCATGTCGCTTTAGGCTCAAAGCGCTCTTTAATTTGTGCAGCGGCGGCCACCACAGATAGACGCCGCTGACCAAGGACATCAGCAACAAGCCGCCCACGATAGCCATCAATATCTTGCCGGTTTCGTCCAGCAACAATTTGTAATGCAGATCGTAAAGCCAGGTCATCGCAAATTCGCCCCAGAAGCGATTGGCGAGTACCGAGCCGGTATAAGGATCGACCGACAACATCAGCGGGGCAAAGCCGTGATGCTCGGTTTCTTGCGGCTTATAGTAGCGGGCGGTGATCGCCCGCTGCGGATCGTCTGGTATTTCCAGCCGCCAGCCGCGTTGCCGGGTAGGTTCTGCCCGGCGCAAGGCTTGAAAAATATCTTCGTAGCTTTGCCGTTGGGGGCTGGGTTCGGAAATGATCAATTGCGGATTCAGCCACTCGTCCAGATCGATATAAAACACCAATAGACTGCCGGTCAGACCGACCAGCGCGATGATCAGCCCCAAGGATAAGCCTAGATACAAATGCACGGCCAGCCAAAACTGGCGTCTAGCCTGTTTTTTGCCGGCCGTTAATTTCATGGTGATGCGAGCTTAGTAGTCGAACTTGACGTTGACGGCGCCGTAGAAGGCAATGCCGTCGCCCGGCGAGAAGAACGGTTGGGCGGTGGCGCCGAAAGTTTCGTCGTACCAAACGTATTCCCGGCGCGCATCGGTCAGGTTTTTGGCTTGAAATTGCAATTCCACTTCCTTGGTCACCTGATAGCCCAAATCGAGGTTAAGTAGGGCGTATTCCCCGTATTGGCCGCGTTGATTGGCTTGATCGACAAAGTAATCGCCTTGGCCGCTGGTCCACAGCGAAGAACGCAATTGCGGCAAAATTTGGTAGTCGATACCGGCCGAAAACAAATAATTCGGGGTATTGACCACCTGATTGCCGGCGACGTATTCCATAGTGCCAGCCGAAACCACCGGCGGATTGGTGACTTTAGCTTCCTGTAAAGAGTAGGCCGCCCAAACGCCGACTTTGTCGGTGGGGTAGACCTTGACTTCAATGTCCACGCCCTGGCGCTTGGTGGCACCGATCATCGTCGAATCGACGCTAGCCAAATTGCGGCTGATTTCGTTGCTGGCGTCTTGTGCCCAATAGGCGACCCGGCCCTCGGCCCAATCCACCGGTTTCAGCTTGACCCCAACTTCCCAGCCATCGTTCAACGAGGGGCCAATGTTGGCTTGGTTACGGCCGATGAAGGTTGCCTGTCCCAGGCCGACCTGGAAGGTGCGGCCCCAGTTACCGTAAAGGCTGTAACCTTCGATTGGCGTAATCACCGCGCCGATTTTCGGCTGCGAAATCGTGCCGTAATCGTTCAACGGTGAAGAGCCGAAGGTGGTGCCGGGGCGGTAGTTGAAAAAGCTGCCGTCGATGATATCGGCACGGTAGCCCGGTGTCAGCTTTAACCATTTGAAGGGTTTGATCACGGCCTGAATGTAGCCGCCGTAGTTCAAGAAATCCCACTTCTCGTCGTTACGCAAACCGCTGCTACGGCGAACCCGGCTATCGGTCAAATAACGCAGGTATTTGTTCTCCTGCTGCTGGAAATCGAAACCGGTTTCCAGCGAAAAGTCGTCCAACCAACTGACAACCGGATGGTAGGTTAGCGAGGTCATCGCGCCGTACTGGATTTCATCGCGGTCGCGTTCTTGCTGCGCCGCGCCTGGACCATAGGTCACGTAACGTTGGTCGTCGAATAAGTTACCGTAAACCTTGGACGACCAGAATAAGGTTTTGCTGAGGTTGACATCCAAATGGGTGCTGACTTGACCAACCGTACGTTTGCCGCCGTCGGTGGCATTTCGGGCGAAGGTTTGGGTTTGATTGAGTAACTGTTCCTGGTAAGTCATATAGCCGGGTTCTTGAGCGCCGGCTTCGCTCCAGCGGGCGATCAGACCTATTTTGTATTTTTGGTCGTCCGGGGTGTAAAACCATTTGCCGGAAAAGCTGTTTTTATCGGTGTCGCTGTGGTCGCGGTAGCCGTCGCTGGCACGATAGGATATTTGATAGTTTTGCGAGAGACCGTCTTTTTCGTAACCCAGCCCGGACTGGATGTCGTGGGTATTGAAACTGCCGTAACTGAGCCGGCCCTTGGCGTAGTTGCCGCCAGCGGTGGTGTTCATGCTGATGTTACCGGCAAAAGAGTGCAGGCCGTAGCGGGCGTCGTTGGTACCGCGCACCACTTCAATCGACTCGATGTCCAGCGGAAACAGCGAGTCGATGAAATAGGTGTCGCCACTGTTGGTGTTGCTGGGAACGCCGTCGATCAGTAATTTGACCGCGTTAACCCGGCCTTCGCCATTGAAGCCGCGAAACGACATTTTTCCGGTCGTAATGCCTTGGCCGAATTGAGTAACTTGGACGCCGGGCATACGGTGGAATAAGTCGTAGGCCGTCAACACGTTTTGGTCGGCGATCTTATCGGCGTACATGATGTCCACCGAAGTGGCGATGTCCTTGCTGGTTAATTTTACATTTTCTGCTTGATCACTAACGGTGACCGCACCCAGCTCGAAAATCGAATCGTCCTTGATGGCTTGTGCTTTTGGTGCTGGGACTTTTTTAACCGCAATTACGCCTTCGCCCACTTGCTCGTACTGTAAGCCGTTCTGACTTAACACTTTTTCCAAGGCCTGTTGTACAGTGTAATTGCCCTTCAGCGGCTGGGCTTGCAAGCCTTGCACCACTGAGTCGGCGTATATCAGTTTGGTATTGGTGGACTTTGCCAGGTTCTCCAACGTAGCTGCCAGCGGCTGCGCGGGAAGGTCTATGCTCGCGCCGGAGCTGTCTGCCGCGCTTGCGTCTATTGAAGCAGCTAGGGCCAAAGCCAGCAGCGGCGCCCGTCGGCGCGGTTTTTTCTCAGGTGGGGTGTTAAGTTTGCAATCCATGATCATCTCCTGTTAGTCGTGGGTGGCAATATTTTTTGATTCGCCATACCCCATTAACGAAGCAGACTGGTCAAACTGGACATTTTTGCGGAATATTTTTTTGAACCCGAAAGCGCACACTTGCTTGTTAGCGGCTGTAAAGCACGATGGTTTGCTTTTGGCGTTGTACGCGGATAGGCAGGATTTTTTCCAGGGCTTGTAGAAACGGCTTGAGATCGGCGCTATTGAAACTGCCGCTCAGGGTTTGTTTGGCCAAAGTAGGATCGGCAAACGCAAAACGCACGGCGTGATAACGCTCCAATTCCGCGACGACTTCGGTCAGCGGGGTATGGTCGAACAACAGCTGGCCGTTAAGCCATGCCGCCACTTGTTCGGGATTGGGTTTTTCGGATTTTTGCCAGTGGCCGTTTGGGTCTATCTTGCGGCTGAAGCCGGCCGGTAAATTTTCGCCAAACCAGCTGCGGCCGGCGTACAGGGCCACTTCGCCTTCCAGTACCGATACGGCGGTGCCCAAAGCATCGTGCCGCACGTTAAACACGGTGCCGATGTCTTTAATTTGTAGATTGCCGGTATGTACGTTAAAAGGGCGCCAAGCCTGATGGGCGACGTTGAACATGGCTTCGCCTTGCTGCAATTCGATCTCGCGGCGCCACCAGGACAGTCGCACACGCAGTTGTGTGTCTGTATTCAATTGCAGTTGGGAACCGTCGGCCAGCTGCAAGGTTTGCCGTTCGCCAATGCCTGTTTGGTAAACCCTGCTAGGGGCCTTGAAGTCCAGCCATGCGCCGGTCAATATCGTCGCAAGCAGCAGGCTGCCGGTTAACATTTTGCCGTTTCGCCAGATGCGGGGCCGCGCTGAGCGTGCGGCACTCAAACCAGCTACCTCGCGGGTTTTTAGCTTATCCAGGTTTCCCCAAAGGCTGGCTATGTCATCGTAAGCCTGCTGATGCGCGGGGTTTTGCAGAAGCCATTGCGCGAATGCTTGCCGCCGCCTGTCGTTGCAGTATTCGGACTGCAACTCCACAAACCATGTCGCGGCTTGTTTAAGAATCTGTTGTTCTTGCGAAAGGTTAGGCGCCTTCATTGATTGGCCGGTTTAGTAACGCACGTCGTTGAACATCTGATGGCAGTGCAGCATGGCTTTGACCAATTGGCGTTGCACGGTCTTTTCGGAGATGCCCAGTTGTCCGGCGATTTGCGCATAAGTTAATTCGTCGATCTTGCGCAGCAGTAAAATATGTCGGCATTGCCGTGGCAGGCTGGCGATAGCCAGTAACAGGCGCTCGCATTGCTGGCTAAGAATGGCAAAGTCCTCGGGTTGCATAAGCGGGCAAGTCAGCTCGTCGTCTAAGCCTTGAGTCTTTGCGCCGCTAAGCTGATGGTGGCGAATAAAGTCTATCGACAGTCGTTCGGCGGTACGAAACAGATAACCGGGCAGATTGTCGGTGTGCGCCAGACTGTCCTTGCCCAGTAAACGTAAATAAGTCTCCTGACTCAGATCTTGTGCGGCATCGGGGCACTTTACCTTTTGCAGCAAAAAATCGACGATGGCTTCTTTATGATTCAGAAATAATTCGGCTATCTGATCGTGCTGGATGGCGATGACGGACAAGCGACAGGCTCCGGATTTTGTGAAGGGAAGACGGAAATTGCCGCAAGCTGTGTGCCAATAAACGCAGGCAGCCGGCCAATCCAGGTAATGCTTGGCTGTAAGGTTGTTGATGGCGAGGCGTAGGGGGAAGGATTACATCTAAAACTATGTCATATAACGCAGTTTCGTGCGGCATATGACCTGGTGTTTCTGCTCAAATCAGCCGCAATGGAAGCTATTTTCGGCAGGAATCGAGGGAAAGTTGTCCTTGAGCATATCCAGATGCTCGGTCATGCTACATACCATGGCCGTTACTGAAGTATCGACATGAATACTTTCAGCTTTTCCAACCCAGACAGGTTTGTTTTCAAACATCGCCAAATCGGCATCGTGGCGTTTTCAGGAGTCCAAAGCCTGGATAAGCCGCCCGTTTGACGTCTTCAGCTTTGCAAGTTTTACGTTAAGAACCTTGGGTATCTCTGCGGCCGGGCGGTCAATCACA
This region includes:
- a CDS encoding ATPase, translated to MRMTPQQFLDWESKSITLLAMSGAGKTTLSAKLPRDKWFHYSGDYRIGTKYLEEPILDNIKQQAMGVPFLRDLLKSDSIYICSNITVENLAPVSSFLGKIGDPAKGGLSQAEFKRRQALHHQAEIAAMNDVPDFIHKAEDIYGYKHFINDAGGSVCELDCPEVLENLAKHTLIVYIKIPPALEQTIIDRAKQDPKPLYYRPEFVDEKLTQFMAEHGYSSTDQIPPDEFVSWVFPELFKARVPRYEAIAAQYGYTISADETAKVTNEDDFIRLIAEAIARQQS
- a CDS encoding DUF6763 family protein — encoded protein: MATITDPVIGRWYKDLESNLTFKVVAIEGNDESVEVQFANGDLGEYDNESWYGSTIDYIEDPEDWSAPFDDLEADDLGYTDPDRHARPDAEDLDISDLLD
- a CDS encoding SlyX family protein, whose protein sequence is MSEDRFIELEIKQAYQEDLIQALNQVVADQQKQIGKLEETCKLLHDKIKSLALDDRQAGAVDERPPHY
- a CDS encoding D-alanyl-D-alanine carboxypeptidase family protein yields the protein MSTLPKTRLALLSLACLMLQSAPAAARYAAIVIDADTGRVVHETESTQRWYPASLTKVMTIYLTLSALENGRLRLTDTVFASKHAASQPPSKLGLRTGQSLTVEQAIMAVTTRSANDAAVVLAEKLGGTESNFATMMTQQARTLGMYNSSFENASGLPNDGQISSARDLALLSAALIRDFPQHYHYFSATEFNYKGRVMPNTNRILKSYPDADGLKTGFTCGSGYNLIASAKRNGHRLIGVLLGAHSSGERFEQMGNLLDMGFANSEKGLFGEHISQLKDYSALPPPFQLSSNRCAGSAEQMGADSGSSRYEPIRINAPYNSRREKLTQLAQAKPQSHGSVWTVSMGSYPRKIDADVNLQRARNALGPLAKSGRAGIVKTKSKGSTAWRAQWTGLQQDDSQDFCRRLRAKRMDCSASPQPRTSLATASNPTKQLRRVSQRKS
- a CDS encoding cation diffusion facilitator family transporter encodes the protein MSHSNSASAIIYAFAANLGIALTKTGAAVWTGSGSLLAEAIHSFADCGNQVLLFIGMKRSARAATQHHPMGFGREAYIWSMMVAITLFSVGGLFSIHEGWLRYHEPHTVENAGMALAILAIAVVLEGFSLRAALAAMENERGERGIWQWFKETQSSELMVVIGEDLAALLGLVIAAAMLGLTMLTGNSAYDAVGSMLIGALLVVVAVLIGREVHSLLLGEADVTIRDAVQSYLEKQGCINRVLNIWAVSHGSQVMLAIKAELLADLSVGEAVELINGMEKQIKIDHPRVNWVFFEIDNSD
- a CDS encoding PepSY-associated TM helix domain-containing protein; translation: MKLTAGKKQARRQFWLAVHLYLGLSLGLIIALVGLTGSLLVFYIDLDEWLNPQLIISEPSPQRQSYEDIFQALRRAEPTRQRGWRLEIPDDPQRAITARYYKPQETEHHGFAPLMLSVDPYTGSVLANRFWGEFAMTWLYDLHYKLLLDETGKILMAIVGGLLLMSLVSGVYLWWPPLHKLKSALSLKRHASRERLNYDLHKLAGVYSLIVMLVLAVTGVALEIPQYVNPILGYFSPLQASPAPKSAITQNNPARISLDQAVAVGQARFPQARLCWIETPHDTNGSYRINLRQAGEPSLRFPKTNVWVDQYSGQVLAISNPDELGGSDTVINWLHPLHTGEAFGLTGQLLVLFSGLVCPILFITGLIRWLQKRRGRRTTKRQSLSAKNQPLSPQMLNR
- a CDS encoding TonB-dependent receptor domain-containing protein, which encodes MDCKLNTPPEKKPRRRAPLLALALAASIDASAADSSGASIDLPAQPLAATLENLAKSTNTKLIYADSVVQGLQAQPLKGNYTVQQALEKVLSQNGLQYEQVGEGVIAVKKVPAPKAQAIKDDSIFELGAVTVSDQAENVKLTSKDIATSVDIMYADKIADQNVLTAYDLFHRMPGVQVTQFGQGITTGKMSFRGFNGEGRVNAVKLLIDGVPSNTNSGDTYFIDSLFPLDIESIEVVRGTNDARYGLHSFAGNISMNTTAGGNYAKGRLSYGSFNTHDIQSGLGYEKDGLSQNYQISYRASDGYRDHSDTDKNSFSGKWFYTPDDQKYKIGLIARWSEAGAQEPGYMTYQEQLLNQTQTFARNATDGGKRTVGQVSTHLDVNLSKTLFWSSKVYGNLFDDQRYVTYGPGAAQQERDRDEIQYGAMTSLTYHPVVSWLDDFSLETGFDFQQQENKYLRYLTDSRVRRSSGLRNDEKWDFLNYGGYIQAVIKPFKWLKLTPGYRADIIDGSFFNYRPGTTFGSSPLNDYGTISQPKIGAVITPIEGYSLYGNWGRTFQVGLGQATFIGRNQANIGPSLNDGWEVGVKLKPVDWAEGRVAYWAQDASNEISRNLASVDSTMIGATKRQGVDIEVKVYPTDKVGVWAAYSLQEAKVTNPPVVSAGTMEYVAGNQVVNTPNYLFSAGIDYQILPQLRSSLWTSGQGDYFVDQANQRGQYGEYALLNLDLGYQVTKEVELQFQAKNLTDARREYVWYDETFGATAQPFFSPGDGIAFYGAVNVKFDY
- a CDS encoding FecR family protein, whose protein sequence is MKAPNLSQEQQILKQAATWFVELQSEYCNDRRRQAFAQWLLQNPAHQQAYDDIASLWGNLDKLKTREVAGLSAARSARPRIWRNGKMLTGSLLLATILTGAWLDFKAPSRVYQTGIGERQTLQLADGSQLQLNTDTQLRVRLSWWRREIELQQGEAMFNVAHQAWRPFNVHTGNLQIKDIGTVFNVRHDALGTAVSVLEGEVALYAGRSWFGENLPAGFSRKIDPNGHWQKSEKPNPEQVAAWLNGQLLFDHTPLTEVVAELERYHAVRFAFADPTLAKQTLSGSFNSADLKPFLQALEKILPIRVQRQKQTIVLYSR
- a CDS encoding RNA polymerase sigma factor, whose translation is MSVIAIQHDQIAELFLNHKEAIVDFLLQKVKCPDAAQDLSQETYLRLLGKDSLAHTDNLPGYLFRTAERLSIDFIRHHQLSGAKTQGLDDELTCPLMQPEDFAILSQQCERLLLAIASLPRQCRHILLLRKIDELTYAQIAGQLGISEKTVQRQLVKAMLHCHQMFNDVRY